The Salvia splendens isolate huo1 chromosome 21, SspV2, whole genome shotgun sequence genome includes a window with the following:
- the LOC121783347 gene encoding WD repeat domain-containing protein 83-like has translation MGSENLPRKEANVLRGHEGAVLAARFNSNGEYVLSCGKDRTIRLWNPHRGLHIKTYKSHGREVRDVHVTGDNSKLTSCGGDRQVFYWDVATGRVIRKFRGHDSEVNAVKFNEYASVVVSAGYDRSLRAWDCRSQSTEPIQIIDSFADSVMSVCLTKTEIIAGSVDGTVRTFDIRIGREISDDLGHPVNCISLSNDGNCVLANCLDSTLRLLDRSTGESLQEYKGHTCKSFKMDSCLTNSDAHVAGGSEDGYIYFWDLVDAQVVSSFRAHSSVVTSVSYHPKDDCMISASVDGSIRVWKA, from the exons ATGGGATCGGAGAATCTACCGAGGAAGGAGGCGAACGTGCTCCGGGGGCACGAAGGGGCCGTGCTGGCGGCGCGATTCAACTCTAACGGCGAGTATGTCCTTAGCTGTGGCAAAGACCGCACCATACGCCTTTGGAATCCCCACCGTGGATTGCACATCAAGACCTACAAATCGCACGGCCGTGAAGTCCGCGATGTCCATGTCACAGG GGATAATTCGAAGCTCACCTCGTGCGGAGGCGATCGGCAAGTGTTCTACTGGGATGTGGCGACTGGTCGTGTTATTCGGAAATTTCGCGGGCATGATAGTGAG GTGAATGCTGTGAAGTTCAATGAATATGCATCAGTGGTTGTCTCAGCTGGTTATGACCGTTCATTGCGTGCTTGGGATTGTCGATCTCAGAGTACTGAGCCTATTCAG ATTATTGATAGCTTTGCAGACAGCGTCATGTCTGTTTGTTTAACAAAAACTGAGATAATTGCTGGAAGTGTTGATGGGACTGTTAGAACATTTGATATTCGAATTGGTAG AGAAATATCTGATGATCTTGGGCACCCCGTGAACTGTATTTCCCTCTCAAATGATGGAAACTGTGTATTAGCCAATTGTCTTGATTCGACTTTAAGGCTTTTGGACAG ATCAACTGGTGAATCGTTGCAAGAATATAAAGGCCATACTTGCAAG TCATTCAAGATGGACAGCTGCCTAACAAACTCAGACGCTCATGTAGCTGGTGGCTCAGAAGATGGTTATATTTACTTTTGGGATCTTGTAGATGCACAAGTGGTGTCCAGTTTCCGAGCTCATTCATCAGTG GTAACTAGCGTGAGTTATCACCCAAAAGACGATTGCATGATTAGTGCCTCTGTTGATGGCTCGATTCGAGTTTGGAAAGCCTGA
- the LOC121783936 gene encoding fasciclin-like arabinogalactan protein 19, translated as MAFLFSSAILFLLLLSSAANSPTRTREFDDMLQSIRSYGYTLFTNGIATSDLKYELLSAVSNFTLFAPRDELLYALDMAADASFYVSTLRYHVISSRHTFAGLKNLSAPFLDTLLPDYAVLIGKFRDVDADSDRASVGLIVNGVRIAYPDLFLGSRIAVHGIEGILLTGLNMSRDLEYGSGHFPPIGSPAPAFHPIPTPPSNESDIPADMPNSPTPSPAPVIGNIPARGIRKAKAPAPPASTFIGIIPAKGIQKADAPAPAGAGNIPVPETDRNGVPAAASREWAATPTISQEQMEKMKRLGKKTPGKRLRKGRRRPRRRKELRDL; from the coding sequence ATGGCGTTTCTCTTCTCCTCCGccatcctcttcctcctcctcctctcctccGCCGCCAATTCCCCCACCAGAACCCGTGAATTCGACGACATGCTTCAATCAATCCGCAGCTACGGCTACACCCTCTTCACCAACGGCATCGCCACATCCGATCTCAAATACGAGCTCCTCTCCGCCGTCTCCAACTTCACCCTCTTCGCCCCCCGAGACGAGCTCCTCTACGCCCTCGACATGGCCGCCGACGCCTCCTTCTACGTCAGCACCCTCCGCTACCACGTCATCTCCAGCCGCCACACCTTCGCCGGCCTCAAGAACCTCTCCGCCCCCTTCCTCGACACCCTCCTCCCCGACTACGCCGTTTTGATCGGAAAATTCCGCGACGTCGACGCCGACAGCGACCGCGCCTCCGTCGGCCTCATCGTCAAcggcgtccggatcgcctaccCGGACCTCTTCCTCGGATCCAGAATCGCGGTCCACGGAATCGAAGGAATCCTCCTCACCGGACTCAACATGAGCCGCGATCTCGAATACGGCTCCGGGCATTTCCCGCCGATCGGATCTCCGGCGCCGGCGTTCCACCCAATTCCTACCCCGCCGTCGAATGAATCGGATATTCCGGCCGATATGCCCAATTCTCCGACTCCGTCACCGGCGCCGGTAATCGGGAATATTCCGGCGAGGGGGATTCGGAAGGCGAAGGCTCCGGCTCCGCCGGCGTCTACTTTTATTGGGATTATTCCGGCGAAGGGGATTCAGAAAGCTGATGCGCCGGCTCCGGCGGGGGCTGGGAATATTCCGGTGCCGGAGACTGACCGGAATGGTGTGCCGGCAGCGGCGTCGCGGGAATGGGCTGCGACGCCAACGATCTCGCaggagcagatggagaagatgaagaGGCTGGGCAAGAAGACGCCGGGGAAAAGGCTGCGGAAGGGGCGGCGCCGCCCCCGGAGGCGTAAGGAGCTCCGTGATCTGTAA